Part of the Arachis hypogaea cultivar Tifrunner chromosome 6, arahy.Tifrunner.gnm2.J5K5, whole genome shotgun sequence genome, AGTAGGATTGTTTACATCTGTCAGCGGACAACATGCACTTGAAATTGGTTCTGTAATACCTGAAATTTCATCCTCAAGAAATAAATTACAtaccctaaaaataaaaaaattattgtttttatttttttttcttacaaaattctaaaaaaaaaactgtaactgaaaacaaaaaataaaaacataaatcaaatacacttTAATTAATATCATTTAAATAAGTGATAACTAGTCAGTATCATAAtatcattcttatttttttagttatcatTCTACacattatttttttgaatttttttatatataaataaaaaaataaaataacattatcaAAAATAGAGAGTAGTTCATACCAAATTGTGTTGGAGAACGATATAATCTGAGGGCAGAATTGTAATAATCTGCATAGATGATAGTTGTAGTGGGATGAAGCAGTCGAAGTCGATTAAGTTCAGCATAAAGCATGTCGTTATAGTATTGAGCAAACTTGTTTAACGACTTTAGACAACCAGCTTCATCATATTCACTCTTATTTGAAGTTTGGAACATTGTCAAATACTTGAAGTTGCACCCAATAGGAAAGTTTCCTGGTACCACGAGAGTTTGTGCTCCCACCTCGATCAATTTCTGAAAATGAATTATTTGAAGGCTTAAACATTGTTCGCATGGATAATTATTTGAAGGCTTAAATTACTGTATGTATTactatttatcattttatttctAGTATTCTAGTACAGTATGAAattgtaaaaatatataataaatcatacaatcctctcttctttatttatttcaaattcatgaaaaaaatagttaaatatttAAGACATTCTTTCATTCATTTTTTGATAAAGAGTCTATTTAAGAAaccaactctttttttttttttaattcttgagCAAACAGGAAAGAGAAGAATAAGAGAGAAACACAACATTgacaaaattttagtttaaagagTTTAGATTCCaaacttttttttcttataaataatggtaatgatataattttatattgtttgaattagatcaaataaattcaattcttaaaacatttttgttttgttttgttaatttgatattttctaaaatattgtaaaagcattataatatatatatatatatatatatatatatatatatatatatatatatataaagaatatatatatattcttttatacCTATAAATTATAATGCTTTTTATTTAAGCATTTTTTAAGGATTGACCTGTATCATTGAAAGCAActtaaatatattaaaactatGATGGTATATAGACACAAAAAGTCAAgcacaatataaaaatacaaaattattttatatttaattttttaatcaaatttcatatataatataattaaattagatttacatttaaaaatagaaataaaaatataaaaaataaaattggcagTTACTTTATAGAAAATGTTATTATTCtactataaaatattaattattttagtagttgattattttattataaaaaaatatataaatatatacatagtaACTATTTATTgagttttcttttatattttgttattcaAATTCTTATTTAATTCTATGTTATATTTCTGACTTATAACTTTACAACATATCTCTCATATTTCAAAGGGTCCCCCTGACGCCTGACCCGCtagtaactgaaaatcaaatgaGCCATTCAAAtgtatttgtattaaaaaaaaaaaaaaagtcttacATTGATAGCTGAAGAGATTTCATTAATCACAAGGGGCAcatattttctgatttcttttatACTCTTATGTTCTTTGAGAGGATGGTTGAAATCGTTTCCACCAATCTCTCCCACAAGAAACAAAGAGCTCCCAAGAATTTCTTTCAACCCTGTAAGTCAAATCAAAGTTTTATGACTCATCATAAACTGTTGTTATTGGTTCAATTCACTCTAGCAATAAAGCTTCTTATTTTGTCTCATGCttaattctcaatttaaattttatgcaCAATAATAGAAAGCAACACGCAAAGTGGATAATAACAATTGTTATTTGTAGGtctcaaaaaggaaaaaaaaataattgaaatactAATACCATTGATAAAATACTAAGCTAATACTagtaatagattttttttttacttttttgtttccTTTATATGTATGATTATTGATTTTCATCAACCTGTTACCTGTTCATAAcactaataaaatattaaaaaatttaaatatatattataaataaatatagagtTAAATCCAACTAAGTTGAAGGAAAGAAAGTAGTTTACCTGAAgaagagttagagagagaagggagCAAGTTCATGAACCAATCTAACTGTACACTTAGGGTATAGTTGTTTGAAGCAAATATACCCTTGTCTATAAAGAAGCTAGAATCCAAGGCAGTGGCACCCCCAACAGCAAAATTCACTCCCTCCATTGTTGGATTCCAATCTTTTATTTTACCGCTCTTGATTCCCAGGTATGGTTTCACCAGCGGAATCCCCATTTGCTCAGCTACCAACAATGAATGAAAGAGGAACATATATTGGTAAGAGGAATCAACACACAATCCGTAGAGTACAAAAATGTTAAGAGTTATTATTACCCTACGAAAAATTGTTAAGAgttattatttttcgaaaatgtttagtaaaataaaaaaatcagtcaaaaacagccataatttactttatttattaattgaatactaaataaaattaattttagctgttttttttttggtcttcttAGTATTATCCTTATTTTTAaggtaaaagaataaaaaatttattagtttGATTCAACTGTAaaggagacaaaaaaaaaatattggtcacttaagaaaattataaaattagtaaaataatttttaatttattatatgtagttgaatttaataaaataatttttaagtataTAAGGATAACGATAATATAATATAccaaaatttacaaaatttaaaatatttttgtaaaaaggtTAATagttaaatcaatttaaaaaaataaattattcgtCAAATTCGtctttacataattttttaattaaattaattattagaagaTTTAAAAATAATGGCGTATGTTCTTCGGTGAATTTAGTTAACAATTTTCATTAATGATAGCCATGTAAAATATTAATGACACCGTGAAAAAAACTCAGGTACAGTctattttatgtgaagttgatatctgagaaccattaaataatttgactaatttaactaaatttttatctaaaggTTACTAGATATCAACTTCAGTCGACTTCACTTGAATCTTTACGTAAGTACATATCACCACCCTAAAACGATGCCATGTGGGTTCATAAGGGTTGCATAGACACAAAATGATGACGTTTTTTGTGATTGTCGTTTCCACTTCAAATCTCCTCCACTCATTTCCAGATACCAATATATTCTGAGCCAAAATCAAAGAAAACGAAAgctgaaaatttgaaaacatttaaaGCATTTCTATTTGAAGTTGGAAAATGATCAATCCTCTGTCCCCTTCTGAAACTATGACGTTCGGTAATGGTCATTGGTGGTTTTGTGACAATTCTTCTCTTATGAATTAGAACGATGTCGTTTTAGGGGGTGGTCTATTATTTAACGTTTTATGTAGCCAACTGTTAACGAAAATTGTTACCATATTAATAGAATGACAAACGCGATTAAtcttttagagattaatttaattaaaaaaattatctgtCAAAAATAATTCTTGGTGCAAAgttttagtgtgtgtttggattacagtttgtaaACGGagatttgtataaaattgattttgtaaaattgattttgatcaaaAGTGAGTTAGTATTAACGtggtttatgtttggtaatttttattcaaaatggattatagtaaactaaatattgtttggattatattattcaaaatcacttttagatgaaaaattacaaaaaatgacatgaatttaaataattatttgatgttatcttataattttattttaaatatttaaataaattttaatatttttttagtacttttagtattctttagtactctaataggattaatagaatcataatacaaagtaaaaaaaatattccatacaaaaaaaataacaataacaataaaaaattcatataaaaaaataaaaaattttataaaaagtaataatataCATAAACATAAGAGagcattagaaaaaaatattataaaaaaacaataaacaTATGAATATGAAGGACATAATTGGTACATAGAACATAAAGTTTAATCCAACGTGAAAAGATCAACGAAAAAGCTAGAATTTTTAGCTTTTAGTAAACCATGGTTGAAGACAGAAATCACTTCTACATTTATAGGATAAAAATATTGCCAAACATAAAGATAAAACATTTAAGAAACTCAAACAAACTTTTTTCTTCTTCAACGCAAATCCAAACACATCCTTAAAGTGCATCCCTGGTCCTTGGCATGAAAAAGCTTTTAGTATGCTAAAAACTGAAAAAAGTTGCTTCTAATAATAAAAGATCATGCATGATATggcatatattaaaatataaaatatataaaaattggatagtaatatttttaatatgtaaatagtatttagataaataaattatgatttaaaaaataccaaaaaaaaataaaaatagatttttcattttttaattatgataaaatataattttttattatatatttttaaataaaactaaaaaaatatattaaaaaatattaaataataaaaaatgatattttattaaacaattaaaaaataattaaaaaaattaaaagtatccaTTCCAAAAAAACGAACGAGATACGGAGATACCGGAATTACCAATGAAATCAATGATGAGACGGCCATCCGACCATCTTCCAGTTGGGTGATGAAAGTAGGTTTCTCCGTATGGAAGATTTAATGACGGAATTATCTCTGACGCCTGAGGGAGAGTGGAAGATCCGTATAAGGTGTTTCCAGTGTCCGCAAGGAAATCTCCGAAGCTGTACACTCTTTTGTAGCACCGCCGGCTTGAACTGCTGCTTGAAATGAACCCACCTGCAACCtcctcaagaagaagaagaagaaagatccATACTCTCAGAAACCAAGCCATAAATATCAGACGGTGTCAACTGTCAACTACTCAACTAACTCACTCACTCTTCATCCAAAGTTATTAACGAATTGCTTCGAGATTAAAGACGAAGAAtgggtattatatatatataggaaaataAGTATATTACATACgtatattattaacaaaaatattaataactacttttaataaaaaaaacaacataGGTCCACACTCCACGTtgcataaaataaacaaaaaagattaTCTGCATTaccatattaattaattaattaatggccGCTTTGCTTTATTTGCTCAAATGGATACCTGTAGCAACCAGCAAGACAGGCAAAGATACGATATACGAAATCCAGTTACAGacactataaataaatatatgagaaCCCGACACTTAAATTAAAAACTGGTATATCAATCTGTACTCTTTGCAtggaacaatataaaaaatatataaagtattttttaattttttaaataaaaaatatatagtaaattttattataaaaaatttataaagttaattaaatttaaaacttaattatttttaatattaaaaaataaaattaataaataataattttagctattttcaaaatataataattattcactaataataatat contains:
- the LOC112697438 gene encoding GDSL esterase/lipase At1g28600, with protein sequence MAWFLRVWIFLLLLLEEVAGGFISSSSSSRRCYKRVYSFGDFLADTGNTLYGSSTLPQASEIIPSLNLPYGETYFHHPTGRWSDGRLIIDFIAEQMGIPLVKPYLGIKSGKIKDWNPTMEGVNFAVGGATALDSSFFIDKGIFASNNYTLSVQLDWFMNLLPSLSNSSSGLKEILGSSLFLVGEIGGNDFNHPLKEHKSIKEIRKYVPLVINEISSAINKLIEVGAQTLVVPGNFPIGCNFKYLTMFQTSNKSEYDEAGCLKSLNKFAQYYNDMLYAELNRLRLLHPTTTIIYADYYNSALRLYRSPTQFGITEPISSACCPLTDVNNPTDLHCGSPGVIACVDPSQYIPWDGWHLTEAAYKLIAQGLFNGPFTNPKLDLSCVHNSEI